In Trifolium pratense cultivar HEN17-A07 linkage group LG7, ARS_RC_1.1, whole genome shotgun sequence, a genomic segment contains:
- the LOC123895938 gene encoding uncharacterized protein LOC123895938, protein MFEMGPGKVAAKTFYDVEFPKGHVGIKSFDVELVDEEGNSVPLYQAYLHHWFAIKYQEKDWNMSKIIPKDPMEGAIYIRNDKTCNTYILPIYWGLGAESRGTKSKIPDPYAVEHGNPSKIPFRYQEKWLLNLLIIDTRGTEDREGCTECRCDHFNLPTNFHNVTAGIDGKPLGSSYKGGLFCCQDNLQCKLQKDFEAPTRKLALRYKITWVDWNQQQIPLRFYVLDSTDRVRTNGSQFIHDCQSSYRNEDDPVSLEFHFSRYASF, encoded by the exons ATGTTTGAAATGGGTCCCGGGAAAGTCGCAGCTAAAACATTTTATGATGTTGAATTTCCAAAAGGTCATGTTGGAATCAAGAGCTTTGATGTTGAACTAGTAGATGAAGAAGGAAATTCCGTACCATTATATCAAGCATACCTACATCATTGGTTTGCTATAAAATACCAAGAAAAAGATTGGAATATGTCAAAAATAATCCCTAAGGATCCTATGGAAGGTGCCATTTACATTAGAAATGACAAAACGTGTAATACTTATATTCTTCCAATTTATTGGGGTTTGGGAGCTGAATCACGAGGAACAAAATCAAAAATTCCAGATCCTTATGCTGTAGAACATGGAAACCCATCAAAAATTCCATTTCGATACCAAGAAAAGTGGCTCCTGAATCTCTTGATCATTGATACACGTGGTACAGAAGATAGAGAAGGTTGTACTGAATGTAGGTGTGACCATTTCAATTTGCCAACGAATTTTCATAATGTCACAGCTGGAATTGATGGAAAACCACTGGGATCAAGTTATAAAGGAGGACTCTTTTGTTGCCAAGATAATTTACAGTGCAAATTGCAAAAGGATTTTGAAGCACCCACGAGAAAGCTTGCCTTGAGATACAAAATAACATGGGTTGAttggaatcaacaacaaattcCTCTAAGGTTTTATGTACTTGATTCAACTGACCGAGTTAGAACAAATGGTTCCCAATTTATTCATGATTGTCAG TCTTCTTATAGGAATGAGGATGATCCTGTGTctttagaatttcatttttcgcGTTATGCTAGTTTTTGA